ATACCTATGGGCCAACTTCTCCACGTAAGACTTAAACTTTTATATCTGGAAAATGTAGATATTCAATTTGTATTGCCTTTTTTATATCAAGGATGCTGGGATGAATATCCGGAATGGTGTGAAGGACATAATGGATTGTGTTACATTggctatttttatatgaaagaaaattgtGCGTTGACTTGTGAATTTTGTGATAACTGAAGTCATTGTAATTTAAAAGAGACTCATATgtaatatgtagaatatatagATGCATATCTACGTAAAACATGCATCAAAaggtcaaataattttttgtttctttaagtTCGAACTGAAATCCAGACGTACCAGGATTTATTGCTTACTATATTCGACAATGGcctttttaatttcaaagtgCGTCAACTGTTTTTCTGTTAGATTTTTTACCTGCTTCTGATATCTCAACATCATCACTTTGTTCAAGAGAACCTGAATTGGTCTGGCATATCCTGCATTATTTTCTGGCAACTATGATATCTGTACAGTTTCAAGTAGAATTTATTGATCTCACTACAGATCTACTTCGGGTCATCAATTTCATGGCATTGTTATcaaatagacatttttttgtttgtttgtttgttttctattacttattttctctttccgCACACATTGCAGTCTGGAATGTGACAAGTCatcaatattgttaatttacaTGGTGACgctatatattttagatttagaCTAAGTATACagtgctttttatttttagatctgCAACTGGTGATTTAATACTAGGCCTTGTGATCTGAGGTTTAGTATCTGTAGCGGTATAAGGATGAATTTCTATTCCTATGAATCCCTTCATCAGGAATAAGTTAATTCTTGACAACACTGGCTTATAGTTATTgccaatagaaaaaaaaggtatgacTTGAATTGTTCATTTGCATCCTACGTCATTAAAAACCAATTGATGTAATAATTGACGACGGTACTTTGTGGATCGAACGTGGGAGTTTTGCTAACTTGTTTGTTGTGTATCTGTTTATTGTTAGATTCGTTTAAATATCTTGCTATAATTGTTGGCCTAATACAAGGGTCGTCAGTTTTGGTCCATATAGATAAATCACTTTAGTATACAccttaataataatactgtACTTTCATGAGATTTACTTCTATGCAGcggtatataattttttgaatttagagTTCACGTAATTGTTAAAGTTAATCCACGAAAAGTTCTCTCATTGCTTCAACAACTTATGCACTTTCAGACATCTTAATGGAGGGTATCTGAATTTACCATCAAGAAAAGGTATAGGTTGTTCAAAATAGCGtaatgtaaaaacttttttccctgATGGCACTAACTAAATCTTTTGGGGTTGGTAGATTTGGGAAGAAAAAACCTTACCCCAATTCCTTTGTTGAAAATTTCCTCCACTTGTCAGCCATAACCCCAAACATAATTCTGTATGAATAGTTGAGTACCGTAATGGGTCTCCAGTGGCTAAAATCTGAACTGTCTTCCTTTTTGGAATTAGAGCTATTCTTCCCGTGTCAGTGAAGTTGgcatcttgtttttattttccataattttactgatttttaagagaaaatgaACAATCTCACTTGGAAATATTGAGTAAACTTTTGCCAATAATTTCATCCTGACCTGGAGCTTTAATATCtctatatttttgagtaatatattGAGTGATATTCTCTTTAGTAAACACTTTTTGTTCATGATTCAGCACCATTTTTTGCCTTTTAGAACAAGAATTCTTCCATGCACAATAATTGCCTGGAATCCAGTATGGAAAGGGGGTTATAACATCTTCAGTTTTAGTTAAGATTTTTCATGGATTAGGTGCTGTAGTTCTGGATTGACGTCATAGGCACTGTTGTACAGACATGACCCCGCGACCCCAATAAATGACAATCAGCGATTGTCACCTTAAGAACCTGTTCATAATcgtaaaattttaatcttttttagtacaatttatagatatttttcagtatatttttctttaaaaggaGAATTTATACGTTCCTGCATCGTTGAAACCAGtgggctgaaattttgcatgggtccctcttttgagctcgGACGTGCAAGAAGGGAGATGCTGATTTTGtggggtcatataagggggggTTTATGTTatgcccaaaacacaaaaaccgtttttgcAGCTCATAAAGACtatgagttatttatcaaaaagagtttgcgtttcaaaaaacaactatacaaataactgcatttcctaaatttattcaaaatcaaaaagttatgggaaaaatatgaaatcggtgaaaattgcaatttcgtttatttacggtgaaaattgcaatttcgtttatttcaggtgcaaaaaaaattacttacaatggaatatgggattagtttgtaaaataaagtttgtagaaatttgtctggagattggtttgcatataaatttaccaaataaaagttgatgtttaactgaaatatctgtccttttctgaataatttttcaattttttccatttttatctctttttctcccatttttcatcaaacgacaaaaagatacattttggacataaaatttgaGACTCTAACTTTtcagtcaaatattttaatttcggaaacattttgtatcataatttttacaatatttgcaaaaatgaaccagatATCGAAGGTTATTTTtagacaacattattcttcataactttttggtttttgcaaatacaaaaaatattggtgggtttgttgttttttacaattccaataaaggctattaactattttttttcttcaaaatttgtgCAAAAAGAGGTTTTTGCAATTTACTTTGCGCATTTCAATTGGggaattttttaagtaaatagaaaatggaATTCTAACCTAGACAATTTTTAGATGCATATTTGTTTGTATgttattaaaagtttataacacattacttttatttattttcataataataatactaaggcTATAAAAGGCAATAATAATAggagtgaattttttttcgggggggagttgctatgatgagactttgtaAATTACCTTACTTGACCAGATTGATATAGTCTGAAGAATCCAGAGAAATAGAATTAGAGCTATCAGGATCTTTTTGACAACaagaaacattcatattataattatttgtatatagaggtatttcagattttttttttttctcaattaatatgattaatatgtGATTTCCCTCTTCCTCCTTTACCCGAGCAACGTAGacaggtatatttatttttataatttataaaatcatctgTATAGCAAAGAAATCAATAACACAATGCAACACAATTTAGGTTTTGGAACCTCCATTGGTAAgcacagtttttattttacattttttgatacgGTATTAAAGGAGATTCCCTTAATTTTTGCCATTACAATGATTTTTaagttatgttataaatttctttttgactAGATGAATGTGGTTTCAGCTGAACCATCGTGGAGATTTGGGGAATACTTTATACTGTGAGAGCTAGTTTAAGTATGATTGCCATGCCAGACCTGCAGTCTCTTGGTTCAGGTACATGTCAAGAGGGATCTGAACTCAAAACTTCCATATCAtgcatacttaaaaataaaatgcttttTGTTTCCTCAATGAGTAATAAAGTAGCGCGTGTattcataaaatcaaaaaaggagGTGGATATTAATATTGTACGTATACAATACAAACATAAAGtgaatcattttttactttCCTAATACACTTGCTACAAGATTTAGTACCCTATATTAAGTAGTAAACTCATTCTTTTATCATCAgttgaataacaaaaatgatgaTCATTAGTTTAGTTTTAGTTCTGGGAGTCTATTTCTGGAGTTCCTCCTCTTCAAAGTTAGAGAATCCTGGATGTAGGATCATTCGAGACAAGTATGACCGGCAAGACCTTGCTTCAAAGGGAATTATGTTTCTGACGAAAGAAAGCACTGGCCTTATAAGGAGGGTTCCTTATACCATAAGTAACTCATATCCTCCTAAATACAATAAGCTTTTACGAAAGGCTATGAAGGCCATCGAAAGTATGTCTTGTGTCAAATGGATCCCACGAACTAATCAACGGAATTACGTATACATTAGTCACAAACAATCAGGATGCTTTGCCAACCTGGGCTACGATGTAAGAAGAGGAAAGCATACGCTCAATTTACAAATGCCTCATGGAAGATCCACTTGCATGGTGAGTGTCTataaggaattaattttttaagtattattctttaatttaatttgctttTTAGATTTAGGAATTTTAATGCATGAGAAATATACCCCATATTTTAGTGTGGCCATCGGACAATGTAGAGCCAGATCCGGGATTCATACGTAAAAGTTCATTGGCCAATGTGGAGAACGACAAATATAACAACTACTTTAAAAGCATAGGACCAAAAACTCAAAACCAGAATGCCAGTATGTGACCCCAAAACGTATGGACTTTGATCGATGTTGGTCTGGATACCGAACAAATACGCTGGATTTGCATATGACTACCAATCTCTAATGCACTACGGCTTAAATGAGTAATGCTCTTTAATTTAATTGCTCATTTTctcaatatatatctatatatattccGTATAGTTTTACTCAGACGGGATACCCTACGATGAGCACAAAGAAATCAGTTCCATCTGGCATCAAAATAGGACAAAAGAATAGGAATGACTGGCTAGATGTTAGTAAATTGAATGCAGCATACAAATGCCAAGATAAGACAGACCCTCCACATCCACCATACAGAAAAACAACTAGAAAGGTTTATACCTATGGGCCAACTTCTCCACGTAAGACTTAAACTTTTATATCTGGAAAATGTAGATATTCAATTTGTATTGCCTTTTTTATATCAAGGATGCTGGGATGAATATCCGGAATGGTGTGAAGGACATAATGGATTGTGTTACATTggctatttttatatgaaagaaaattgtGCGTTGACTTGTGAATTTTGTGATAACTGAAgtcattgtaatttaaaataccttttctacattttacaaaataaataagcattcaaaaataggaaaaaaataatattttattatactctCTTGTTAGTTGTTCCTTATAGTATAGAGACTCATATgtaatatgtagaatatatagATGCATATCTACGTAAAACATGCATCAAAaggtcaaataattttttgtttctttaagtTCGAACTGAAATCCAGACGTACCAGGGGATTTATTAAGCTTACTATATTCGACAATGGCCTTTTAATTTCAAAGTGCGTCAACTGTTTTTCTGTTAGATTTTTACCTGCTTCTGATATCTCAACATCATCACTTTGTTCAAAGAGAACCTGAATTGGTCTGGCATATCCTGCATTATTTTTCTGGCAACTATGATATCTGTACAGTTTCAAGTAAATTTATTGATCTCACTACAGATCTACTTCAGGTCATCAATTTCATGGCATTGTTATCAAAtagacattttttgtttgtttgtttgtttttctattacttattttctctttccgCACACATTGCAGTCTGGAATGTGACAAGTCatcaatattgttaatttacaTGGTGACgctatatattttagatttggACTAAGTATACAGTGCTTTTTATTTAGGCCTTGTGATCTGAGAGTTTAGTATCTGTAGCGGTATAAGGATGAATTTCTATTCCTATGAATCCCTTCATCAGGAATAAGTTAATTCTTGACAACACTGGCTTATAGTTATTGCCAATAGAAAAAAGGTATGACTTGAATTGTTCATTTTGCATCCTACGTCATTAAAACCAATTGATGTAATAATTGACGACAGTACTTTTGTGGATCGAACGTGGGAGTTTGCTAACTTGTTTGTTGTGTATCTGTTTATTGTTAGATTCACGTTTAAATATCTTGCTATAATTGTTGGCCTGTACAAGGGTCGTCAGTTTTTGGTCCATATAGATAAATCACTTTAAAGTATACAccttaataataatactgtACTTTCATGAGATTTACTTCTATGCAGcggtatataatttttgaatttagagTTCACGTAATTGTTAAAGTTAATCCACGTTGGGTTCTGTTTGCTTGAGGCAAAATTCAGTCAGTTGTTGAAAAGTTCTCCCTCCACTTGTCAGCCATAACCCCAAACATAATTCTGTATGAATAGTTGAGTACCGTAATGGGTCTCCAGTGGCTAAAATCTGAACTGTCTTCCTTTTTTGGAATTAGAGCTATTCTTCCCGTGTCAGTGAAGTTGgcatcttgtttttattttccataattttactgatttttaagagaaaatgaACAATCTCACTTGGAAATATTGAGTAAACTTTTGCCAATAATTTCATCCTGACCTGGAGCTTTAATATCtctatatttttgagtaatatattGAGTGATATTCTCTTTAGTAAACACTTTTTGTTCATGATTCAGCAccattttttgcctttttagaACAAGAATTCTTCCATGCACAATAATTGCCTGGAATCCAGTATGGAAAGGGGTTATAACATCTTCAGTTTTAGTTAAGATTTTTCATGGATTAGGTGCTGTAGTTCTGGATTGACGTCATAGGCACTGTTGTACAGACATGACCCCGCGACCCCAATAAATGACAATCAGCGATTGTCACCTTAAGAGCCTGTTCATAATcgtaaaattttaatcttttttagtacaatttatagatatttttcagtatatttttctttaaaaggaGAATTTATACGTTCCTGCATCGTTGAAACCAGtgggctgaaattttgcatgggtccctcttttgagctcgGACGTGCAAGAAGGGAGATGCTGATTTTGtgggggtcatataaggggtTTATGTTatgcccaaaacacaaaaaccgtttttgcAGCTCATAAAGACtatgagttatttatcaaaagagt
The sequence above is a segment of the Lepeophtheirus salmonis unplaced genomic scaffold, UVic_Lsal_1.4 unplaced_contig_1057_pilon, whole genome shotgun sequence genome. Coding sequences within it:
- the LOC121130677 gene encoding high choriolytic enzyme 2-like — protein: MMIISLVLVLGVYFWSSSSSKLENPGCRIIRDKYDRQDLASKGIMFLTKESTGLIRRVPYTISNSYPPKYNKLLRKAMKAIESMSCVKWIPRTNQRNYVYISHKQSGCFANLGYDVRRGKHTLNLQMPHGRSTCMI